In a genomic window of Gossypium arboreum isolate Shixiya-1 chromosome 7, ASM2569848v2, whole genome shotgun sequence:
- the LOC108487262 gene encoding WRKY transcription factor 18-like, with the protein MDVPSSVKDKAEGVEAELEQLQKENAALRLMLQVMRNKYKMLSEAYFRESNSQVPTICRGLTRFDLCEDQHSHKNILIPQLQLAANSSQVFVETDPRDESHIVKDGFQWRKYGQKVTKHNPFPRAYFRCSMAPGCPVKKKVQRCMEDKNFLMVTYEGQHNHEVNPSIGQSLSSPSSSATTSISGFPNSVLDNPLRSAIDLDLNLSSENSSGNGNGNDDDYNNKRSMEDHIAASLAKDPSFTLALAAAVARSFTEHPKPPTN; encoded by the exons ATGGATGTTCCCAGTTCCGTTAAAGATAAG GCGGAAGGTGTTGAGGCGGAGCTGGAACAGTTGCAGAAAGAGAACGCAGCTCTTAGGTTAATGCTTCAAGTAATGAGAAACAAATACAAAATGCTTAGTGAAGCCTATTTCAGGGAATCAAACTCTCAGGTACCAACAATCTGCCGAGGCTTAACGCGATTTGATTTGTGCGAAGATCAGCACTCCCACAAAAATATCCTAATACCTCAACTTCAGTTAGCAGCAAATTCCTCACAAGTTTTTGTGGAAACTGACCCTAGGGACGAAAGCCAT ATAGTTAAAGATGGATTTCAATGGAGGAAATATGGCCAGAAAGTTACTAAACATAATCCTTTTCCCCGAGCTTATTTTAGGTGTTCAATGGCTCCCGGATGCCCTGTCAAAAAGAag GTTCAGCGATGCATGGAAGACAAGAATTTCTTGATGGTAACATACGAAGGACAACACAACCATGAAGTTAATCCTTCAATAGGACAATCTTTGTCTTCCCCCAGCAGCTCCGCCACGACATCCATCTCCGGTTTTCCCAATTCAGTTCTTGATAACCCGTTACGATCCGCCATCGATCTTGATCTCAATCTTTCAAGCGAAAACAGCAGCGGCAACGGCAACGGCAACGATGACGATTATAACAACAAGAGATCAATGGAAGACCATATTGCAGCATCCTTAGCAAAAGATCCTAGCTTCACTCTAGCTTTAGCCGCAGCTGTTGCTCGCTCTTTTACTGAGCACCCTAAACCACCAACAAACTAA